Proteins from one Bartonella sp. HY328 genomic window:
- a CDS encoding CarD family transcriptional regulator, whose product MSSQQKKTSAHHGFNAGESIVYPAHGVGEIVAIEVQEVAGHKLELFVIHFEKDKMHVKVPVAKALSIGMRKLSENDFVDRALKVLQGRARVKRTMWSRRAQEYDAKINSGDLIAIAEVVRDLFRADNQPDQSYSERQLYEGALSRMAREVAAVNAVSETEAVRLIEANLVKNPKRNAKADDQIDDSEEVEAA is encoded by the coding sequence ATGTCATCCCAGCAGAAAAAGACCTCAGCCCACCATGGTTTTAACGCCGGTGAATCTATTGTTTATCCCGCCCATGGTGTGGGTGAGATTGTTGCCATTGAAGTGCAAGAAGTTGCAGGACACAAGTTAGAGCTTTTTGTCATCCATTTTGAAAAAGACAAAATGCATGTCAAGGTGCCGGTTGCTAAAGCACTTTCTATTGGTATGCGCAAACTTTCAGAAAATGATTTTGTTGATCGCGCTTTGAAAGTGCTTCAAGGTCGTGCACGCGTAAAGCGTACAATGTGGTCGCGCCGCGCCCAAGAATATGATGCTAAAATCAATTCTGGTGACCTTATCGCGATTGCTGAAGTGGTGCGTGATCTCTTTAGAGCTGATAATCAGCCAGATCAGTCTTATTCTGAGCGCCAGCTTTATGAAGGTGCTCTAAGCCGGATGGCGCGCGAAGTTGCTGCGGTTAATGCTGTTTCTGAAACTGAAGCTGTGCGTCTTATTGAGGCCAATTTGGTAAAAAATCCTAAGCGTAATGCAAAAGCTGATGATCAGATTGATGACAGTGAAGAAGTTGAAGCTGCGTAA
- the atpA gene encoding F0F1 ATP synthase subunit alpha: MDIKPSEISQILKEQIKNFGQEAEVSEVGQVLSVGDGIARIYGLDNVQAGEMVEFPGGIRGMALNLEADNVGAVIFGPDRNISEGDTVRRTKSIVDVPVGPELLGRVVDALGNPIDGKGPINAKERRRVDVKAPGIIPRKSVHEPMSTGLKAIDALIPVGRGQRELVIGDRQTGKTAIILDTFLNQKSVHDAGPEKDKLYCIYVAVGQKRSTVAQFVKVLEERGALEYSIVVAATASEPAPMQYLAPFAACAMGEYFRDNGKHALIAYDDLSKQAVAYRQMSLLLRRPPGREAYPGDVFYLHSRLLERAAKLNDDNGAGSLTALPVIETQANDVSAYIPTNVISITDGQIFLETNLFYQGIRPAVNVGLSVSRVGSSAQIKAMKQVAGSIKGELAQYREMAAFAQFGSDLDAATQRLLNRGARLTELLKQPQFSPLKTEEQVCVIFAGVNGYLDKLAVNQVGKFEQGLLALLRTEHKDILEGIRDQKQVTDELKGKLVELLGNYAKNFA, encoded by the coding sequence ATGGATATTAAACCGTCGGAAATATCGCAAATCCTGAAAGAGCAAATTAAGAATTTCGGCCAAGAGGCTGAAGTTTCTGAAGTTGGTCAGGTATTGTCTGTGGGTGATGGTATTGCCCGTATTTATGGTCTTGATAATGTTCAGGCCGGTGAAATGGTTGAGTTCCCCGGTGGTATCCGTGGTATGGCACTCAATCTTGAAGCTGATAATGTCGGTGCCGTTATTTTTGGTCCTGACCGTAACATCAGTGAAGGTGACACAGTTCGCCGTACCAAGTCGATTGTGGATGTGCCAGTTGGCCCAGAATTGCTTGGTCGCGTAGTTGACGCACTTGGTAATCCAATTGATGGCAAGGGTCCAATCAATGCAAAGGAACGCCGCCGCGTTGACGTGAAGGCACCTGGTATTATTCCACGTAAGTCGGTTCATGAACCAATGTCAACTGGTCTTAAAGCGATTGATGCGCTTATCCCTGTTGGTCGCGGTCAGCGCGAATTGGTTATTGGCGATCGTCAAACCGGTAAAACTGCAATCATTCTTGACACTTTCCTTAATCAAAAGTCAGTGCATGATGCAGGTCCTGAAAAAGACAAGCTTTATTGCATCTATGTTGCTGTTGGTCAAAAACGTTCAACCGTTGCACAATTTGTGAAAGTGTTGGAAGAACGCGGCGCGCTTGAATATTCAATCGTTGTTGCAGCTACCGCTTCCGAGCCTGCTCCAATGCAATATTTGGCTCCATTTGCTGCTTGTGCAATGGGCGAATATTTCCGTGATAATGGCAAACACGCTCTTATCGCTTATGATGATTTATCTAAGCAAGCTGTTGCTTATCGTCAAATGTCCTTGCTACTTCGTCGTCCACCAGGCCGTGAAGCTTATCCTGGTGACGTTTTCTATTTGCATTCACGTCTTCTAGAGCGCGCTGCAAAGCTTAATGATGATAATGGCGCAGGTTCATTGACCGCATTGCCAGTTATTGAAACTCAAGCAAATGACGTTTCTGCTTATATTCCAACCAATGTGATCTCGATTACCGATGGTCAGATTTTCTTGGAAACCAATTTATTCTATCAAGGTATTCGTCCAGCTGTTAACGTTGGTCTTTCCGTGTCACGTGTTGGTTCATCGGCGCAGATCAAGGCAATGAAACAAGTTGCTGGTTCTATTAAGGGTGAACTTGCTCAGTATCGTGAAATGGCTGCCTTTGCGCAGTTTGGTTCTGATCTTGATGCAGCAACGCAGCGTTTGCTTAACCGTGGTGCCCGTTTGACTGAGCTTTTGAAACAACCACAATTCTCACCACTTAAAACCGAAGAGCAAGTTTGTGTGATCTTCGCTGGTGTGAATGGCTATCTTGATAAGCTTGCGGTTAATCAGGTTGGTAAATTTGAACAAGGCCTATTAGCCTTGCTTCGTACCGAGCACAAGGATATCCTTGAAGGTATTCGTGATCAAAAGCAGGTAACTGACGAGCTTAAAGGCAAGCTTGTTGAATTGCTTGGCAATTATGCAAAGAATTTTGCTTAA
- a CDS encoding IS5 family transposase (programmed frameshift) translates to MSNLFLLSEDQMARISPYFPLSHGVARVDDRRVISGIVYVIKHGLQWKDVPVGYGPHKTLYNRFIRWSRLGVFDRVFAALAGEGSKPQRIMIDATHLKAHRTAASLLKKGMFPRRIGRTKGGLNSKLHTVCDQDGKPICLLLSESEMSDYKGAALLLPVLPDVQELIADKGYDADWFRQALVDRNIKPCIPPRAGRTATIFFDKTTYKLRHKIENLFAKLKDWRRIATRYDRCAHTFFSAICIAAAVIFYLN, encoded by the exons ATGAGTAATTTGTTTTTATTGAGTGAAGATCAGATGGCGAGGATATCACCTTATTTTCCATTGTCCCATGGGGTAGCACGTGTTGATGATCGGCGCGTTATCAGTGGGATTGTTTATGTTATTAAGCATGGCTTGCAATGGAAAGATGTGCCAGTGGGTTACGGCCCACATAAAACACTTTATAACCGCTTTATTCGCTGGAGCCGATTGGGTGTATTTGATCGCGTCTTTGCAGCGCTCGCGGGGGAAGGTTCAAAACCTCAGCGTATCATGATTGATGCAACCCATCTTAAGGCGCACCGCACAGCAGCCAGCCTGCTTAAAAAGGGGATGT TTCCCCGCCGTATTGGGCGCACCAAAGGGGGACTGAATTCAAAACTTCACACAGTCTGCGATCAAGATGGAAAGCCTATATGCCTATTATTGTCAGAAAGTGAGATGAGTGATTACAAAGGTGCGGCTCTTTTGTTACCAGTTTTGCCTGATGTTCAAGAACTCATTGCTGATAAAGGGTACGATGCTGACTGGTTCAGACAAGCCTTGGTTGATAGAAACATCAAGCCCTGTATTCCTCCTAGAGCGGGTAGAACGGCAACTATATTCTTTGACAAGACCACCTATAAATTACGTCATAAAATTGAGAATCTGTTTGCAAAACTTAAAGATTGGCGACGTATCGCTACAAGATACGACAGATGCGCCCATACTTTCTTTTCAGCAATATGCATTGCTGCAGCCGTTATCTTTTATCTTAATTAA
- the rpsO gene encoding 30S ribosomal protein S15, which translates to MSITAERKQALIKEYATKAGDTGSPEVQVAVLSERIANLTEHFKTHKKDNHSRRGLLKLVSQRRSLLDYLKKIDLARYQTLISKLGLRR; encoded by the coding sequence ATGTCGATCACTGCTGAACGTAAACAAGCTCTTATTAAGGAATATGCAACAAAAGCTGGTGACACTGGTTCACCTGAAGTTCAAGTTGCTGTTTTGTCAGAGCGTATTGCTAACCTTACCGAGCATTTTAAAACCCACAAAAAGGATAACCATTCCCGCCGTGGTCTTTTGAAGTTGGTTTCACAACGTCGTAGCCTTTTGGATTACCTTAAGAAAATCGACCTTGCTCGTTACCAGACTTTGATTTCAAAGCTCGGTTTGCGTCGTTAA
- a CDS encoding low molecular weight phosphatase family protein, with product MDHFLPKISQPSSVLFVCGMNSIRSPIAEALMHHLFPKIYVASAGVNRGERDPFASAIIAEEGLSLDSHNPRGLEDLSDGFFDLIITLTPQAHHAVLEEMRSFSVDVEYWPMPDPALATGSREQILDAYRSVREVLKKRILERFSSMSE from the coding sequence ATGGATCATTTTTTGCCCAAAATATCACAACCAAGCTCCGTACTTTTTGTTTGCGGCATGAATTCAATCCGCTCACCTATCGCTGAAGCATTGATGCATCATCTTTTTCCTAAAATCTATGTCGCATCAGCCGGGGTTAATCGCGGTGAACGCGATCCTTTTGCTTCAGCCATTATAGCCGAAGAAGGTTTATCTCTTGATAGCCATAACCCACGCGGATTAGAAGATTTATCCGATGGTTTCTTTGACCTTATCATTACGCTAACGCCGCAGGCTCACCATGCAGTATTAGAAGAAATGCGCTCTTTTTCAGTCGATGTTGAATATTGGCCAATGCCCGATCCTGCTTTAGCAACGGGTTCACGCGAGCAAATCTTAGATGCCTATCGCAGCGTGCGTGAAGTCTTAAAAAAACGCATTTTAGAACGTTTTAGCTCTATGAGCGAATGA
- a CDS encoding F0F1 ATP synthase subunit delta: MTETSSLISSVAQRYAGSLFDLASETNCVEAVEKELSSFAQAIAKSEDLQRLIKSPVFSAEQQLAAIDSIANKAGLNGAGPNGLTGNFLRVIAEHRRLNKLPEIIKGFHILAARARGEVSAEVTSALALTSAQEKELKAVLGQVVGKDVALNVTVDPAILGGLVVRVGSRQIDTSLRTKLSSLKLALKEVG, translated from the coding sequence GTGACAGAAACGTCTTCGCTTATTTCATCAGTTGCCCAGCGGTATGCTGGGTCCCTATTTGACCTTGCATCTGAAACCAACTGTGTTGAAGCTGTGGAAAAAGAACTTTCTTCTTTTGCGCAAGCAATTGCAAAAAGTGAAGACCTACAGCGTTTGATTAAGAGTCCGGTATTTTCAGCAGAGCAACAGCTTGCCGCTATTGATAGTATCGCCAATAAGGCTGGTCTTAATGGTGCTGGTCCAAATGGACTTACTGGAAATTTTCTCCGTGTTATCGCCGAACATCGGCGTTTAAATAAATTGCCTGAAATTATTAAGGGCTTTCATATTCTTGCCGCGCGTGCGCGTGGTGAGGTTTCTGCCGAGGTTACTTCGGCCCTTGCGTTAACAAGCGCACAGGAAAAAGAGTTGAAAGCAGTGCTTGGCCAAGTGGTTGGAAAAGATGTTGCATTAAATGTAACAGTTGATCCAGCTATTCTTGGCGGTCTTGTTGTGCGTGTAGGCTCACGACAGATCGATACATCACTGCGCACAAAATTGTCTTCGCTCAAGCTTGCACTGAAAGAGGTCGGCTGA
- the fdxA gene encoding ferredoxin FdxA: protein MTYVVTDNCIRCKYTDCVEVCPVDCFYEGENMLVINPDECIDCGVCEPECPAEAIKPDTEPGLDDWMVLNAEYAEKWPNLTIKKDQLPEAEEMDGVTGKLEKYFSPNAGSGD from the coding sequence ATGACTTATGTCGTGACCGACAATTGTATTCGCTGCAAATATACTGATTGTGTTGAGGTTTGTCCTGTCGATTGTTTTTATGAAGGCGAAAATATGCTTGTCATCAATCCTGACGAGTGTATCGATTGCGGCGTTTGTGAGCCTGAATGCCCAGCTGAAGCAATTAAGCCGGATACTGAGCCTGGTCTTGATGACTGGATGGTGCTGAACGCGGAATATGCCGAAAAATGGCCTAACCTGACCATAAAAAAAGACCAATTGCCCGAAGCTGAAGAAATGGATGGTGTAACTGGCAAGTTGGAAAAATACTTTTCGCCCAATGCCGGTAGTGGCGATTAA
- a CDS encoding F0F1 ATP synthase subunit epsilon, producing MADTFQFELVAPEKLLLSEQALEVQLPGSEGYLTVMANHAPTMTRLMPGVVRVKIAGKDEKAFVVFGGFADITPQSCAILAEAAHPLEAFDPAELEERIAAAKAELDGATNDDHRNRAEDFLNELTTVRGVLTMA from the coding sequence ATGGCCGATACCTTTCAATTTGAACTTGTTGCACCCGAAAAGCTTCTTCTTTCAGAACAAGCGCTTGAAGTTCAGCTTCCTGGCAGTGAAGGTTATTTGACAGTAATGGCCAATCATGCGCCAACAATGACCCGTCTTATGCCTGGCGTTGTACGTGTAAAAATTGCTGGCAAGGACGAAAAGGCTTTTGTGGTATTTGGCGGTTTTGCCGATATCACTCCGCAATCTTGCGCAATTTTAGCGGAAGCAGCTCACCCATTGGAAGCCTTTGATCCAGCTGAGCTTGAAGAGCGTATCGCAGCTGCCAAGGCCGAGCTTGATGGTGCTACAAATGATGATCACCGTAACCGTGCCGAAGATTTCCTTAATGAATTAACCACTGTTCGCGGTGTGCTTACCATGGCATAA
- the atpD gene encoding F0F1 ATP synthase subunit beta produces MDTSKGHVGRVKQIIGAVVDVQFDEHLPLILNAIETTNLGNRLVLEVAQHLGENTVRCIAMDSTEGLVRGQEVTDTGAPISVPVGEGTLGRIMNVIGEPVDEVGPIVASATRAIHQPAPEYVEQSTESEILVTGIKVVDLLAPYAKGGKIGLFGGAGVGKTVLIMELINNIAKAHGGYSVFAGVGERTREGNDLYYEMIDSKVNVDPKEHDGSAEGSKCALVYGQMNEPPGARARVALSGLTVAEYFRDAGQDVLFFVDNIFRFTQAGSEVSALLGRIPSAVGYQPTLANEMGALQERITTTNKGSITSVQAIYVPADDLTDPAPATSFAHLDATTVLSRSIAEKGIYPAVDPLDSSSRMLDPLVVGEEHYEIARQVQTILQRYKSLQDIIAILGMDELSEEDKLTVARARKIERFLSQPFHVAEVFTGSPGKLVALEDTIKGFKGLCAGDYDHLPEQAFYMVGSIEEAIEKAQRLAAEAA; encoded by the coding sequence ATGGATACATCAAAAGGTCATGTCGGTCGCGTCAAGCAGATTATCGGTGCTGTCGTTGACGTTCAGTTCGATGAGCATCTACCGCTCATTCTTAACGCCATTGAAACAACAAATCTCGGTAACCGTCTTGTTCTCGAAGTTGCACAGCATCTTGGTGAAAATACTGTTCGTTGTATTGCTATGGACTCGACTGAAGGTCTTGTTCGCGGTCAAGAAGTAACAGATACTGGTGCCCCGATTTCAGTTCCAGTTGGTGAAGGTACGCTAGGTCGTATCATGAACGTTATCGGTGAGCCTGTTGATGAAGTCGGTCCGATTGTTGCCTCTGCAACACGCGCTATTCACCAGCCAGCTCCAGAATATGTTGAGCAATCAACAGAATCCGAAATTCTTGTCACCGGTATTAAGGTTGTTGATCTTCTCGCACCTTATGCAAAGGGTGGTAAGATTGGTCTTTTTGGTGGTGCGGGCGTTGGTAAAACCGTTCTCATCATGGAACTTATCAACAATATCGCTAAAGCCCATGGTGGTTATTCGGTATTTGCCGGTGTAGGTGAACGTACCCGTGAGGGTAACGATCTTTACTACGAAATGATCGACAGTAAGGTGAATGTTGACCCTAAGGAACATGATGGTTCTGCAGAGGGTTCAAAATGCGCCCTCGTTTACGGTCAGATGAACGAGCCTCCTGGGGCCCGTGCACGTGTTGCCTTGTCTGGTCTAACCGTTGCTGAATATTTCCGTGATGCTGGGCAGGACGTTCTTTTCTTCGTGGATAATATTTTCCGCTTTACGCAAGCAGGTTCTGAAGTGTCAGCGCTTCTTGGCCGTATTCCATCAGCTGTTGGTTATCAGCCAACCCTTGCTAATGAAATGGGTGCTTTGCAAGAGCGTATTACAACCACCAATAAGGGTTCGATTACTTCTGTGCAGGCCATTTACGTTCCTGCCGATGACTTGACCGATCCTGCACCTGCAACATCATTTGCTCACTTGGACGCAACTACCGTTCTTTCACGTAGTATTGCTGAAAAGGGTATTTATCCTGCTGTGGATCCACTGGATTCATCAAGCCGTATGCTTGACCCACTTGTAGTTGGTGAAGAGCATTACGAAATTGCCCGTCAAGTGCAGACTATTTTGCAGCGTTATAAGTCATTGCAAGATATTATCGCAATTCTTGGTATGGATGAGCTTTCAGAAGAAGATAAACTTACCGTTGCTCGTGCACGTAAGATTGAACGCTTCTTGTCACAGCCATTCCACGTAGCTGAAGTATTTACTGGTTCACCTGGTAAGTTGGTTGCTCTTGAAGACACGATTAAAGGCTTTAAGGGTCTTTGCGCCGGCGATTACGATCACCTTCCAGAGCAAGCCTTCTACATGGTTGGTTCTATTGAAGAAGCAATCGAAAAAGCTCAGCGTCTTGCTGCTGAAGCTGCTTAA
- a CDS encoding F0F1 ATP synthase subunit gamma, with translation MASLKDLRDRIASVKATQKITKAMQMVAAAKLRRAQEAAEAARPYSQRMASVLANIAANVSPEDAPRLMAGTGNDQVHLVVVCTAERGLCGGFNSQIARHAREYIRALLQDGKQVKLITVGKKGADILKRDFSKLIIDHVDLRDAKQVGFVHAQRISNKITNLFNDGGFDVCSLFYSEFKSVINQEPTRLQLIPASAGEVVADNADVNGALYEYEPDAASILDELIPRNLTVQVFRALLENAAGEMGAKMSAMDNATRNAGDMINRLSITYNRQRQAQITTELIEIIAGAEAL, from the coding sequence ATGGCTTCGCTAAAAGATCTCAGAGACCGTATCGCCTCAGTTAAGGCGACGCAAAAAATTACCAAGGCGATGCAAATGGTCGCCGCGGCAAAATTGCGTCGCGCCCAAGAGGCAGCTGAGGCTGCGCGTCCATATTCTCAGCGTATGGCATCAGTTCTTGCCAATATCGCTGCCAATGTAAGCCCAGAAGATGCACCGCGTTTAATGGCAGGCACAGGCAATGATCAAGTTCATCTTGTCGTTGTTTGTACAGCAGAACGCGGTCTTTGCGGCGGCTTTAATTCGCAAATTGCGCGTCATGCTCGCGAATATATTCGCGCTCTTTTACAAGATGGTAAGCAGGTAAAACTAATTACTGTCGGTAAAAAAGGTGCAGATATTTTAAAGCGTGACTTTAGCAAGCTTATTATTGATCATGTTGATTTACGTGATGCCAAACAAGTTGGTTTTGTTCATGCACAGCGTATTTCAAACAAGATTACCAACTTGTTCAATGATGGCGGATTTGATGTTTGTTCATTGTTTTATTCCGAATTTAAGTCGGTTATAAATCAAGAGCCAACCCGTTTACAACTTATTCCAGCCAGTGCCGGTGAAGTTGTTGCGGATAATGCAGATGTCAATGGCGCGCTTTATGAATATGAACCTGATGCTGCATCTATTTTAGATGAACTCATCCCACGTAATTTAACTGTTCAGGTATTTCGGGCATTGCTTGAAAATGCTGCCGGCGAAATGGGTGCCAAGATGAGCGCTATGGATAATGCAACACGCAATGCTGGCGATATGATCAACAGATTGTCGATCACTTATAACCGCCAACGTCAGGCGCAGATTACAACAGAATTGATTGAAATTATCGCGGGTGCTGAAGCGCTATAA
- the pnp gene encoding polyribonucleotide nucleotidyltransferase, with translation MFNTHKVEIEWAGRPLTLETGKIARQADGAVIATYGETMVMATVVSAKEAKAGQDFFPLTVNYQEKAYAAGRIPGGYFKREGRPSENETLVSRLIDRPIRPLFPEGYKNDTQVIVTVLQHDLENNPDILSMVAASAALTISGVPFMGPIGGARVGYINGKYILNPNIDEMPESKLDLVVAGTSDAVLMVESEAQELNEEIMLGAVVFGQQGFQPVIDAIIKLAEVAAKEPREFEPEDFSEIEKKMLKFAEKDLRKAYQNTVKQERYAAVDAVKAKVLEKFLPEGEEAEYAPEQIAAVFKHLQAKIVRWNILDTGTRIDGRDLVTVRPIVAEVGVLPRTHGSAVFTRGETQAIVVATLGTGEDEQYVDTLSGLIKESFMLHYNFPPFSVGETGRIGSPGRREIGHGKLAWRALHPMLPEKANFPYTMRVVSEITESNGSSSMATVCGTSLALMDAGVPLARPVAGIAMGLIKEGDRFAVLSDILGDEDHLGDMDFKVAGTDQGITSLQMDIKIHGITEEIMKVALEQAKGGREHILGEMAKTITSSRAELGEFAPRIEIMNIPVDKIRDVIGSGGKVIREIVEQTGAKINIEDDGTIKIASSDGKTIEAAKRWIHSIVDEPEVGAIYNGTVVKTAEFGAFVNFFGPRDGLVHISQLAPERVQKTTDVVKEGDKVWVKLMGFDERGKVRLSMKVVDQETGKELVQDNASEDAGDNNDGGDRPERKRRPRRNND, from the coding sequence ATGTTTAATACACATAAAGTAGAAATCGAATGGGCAGGCCGCCCGCTTACCCTTGAAACCGGCAAGATTGCCCGCCAAGCTGATGGCGCAGTAATTGCAACCTATGGTGAAACCATGGTTATGGCAACAGTGGTTTCCGCTAAGGAAGCAAAGGCCGGACAGGATTTCTTCCCTCTCACGGTTAATTATCAAGAAAAAGCCTATGCAGCTGGGCGTATTCCAGGTGGTTATTTCAAGCGCGAAGGCCGTCCATCAGAAAATGAAACCCTAGTTTCACGCCTGATTGACCGTCCGATCCGCCCGCTTTTTCCTGAAGGTTATAAAAATGACACGCAAGTCATTGTAACTGTTCTTCAGCACGATCTTGAAAATAATCCTGATATTTTATCAATGGTTGCTGCGTCGGCAGCGCTTACCATTTCTGGTGTGCCTTTTATGGGCCCAATTGGTGGTGCACGCGTTGGTTATATCAATGGTAAATATATTTTAAATCCAAATATCGACGAAATGCCTGAATCAAAGCTTGATTTGGTCGTTGCCGGTACAAGTGATGCTGTTCTTATGGTCGAATCAGAAGCACAAGAGCTTAATGAAGAAATTATGCTTGGTGCGGTAGTATTTGGTCAACAAGGCTTCCAACCAGTTATTGATGCAATTATCAAGCTTGCTGAAGTTGCCGCTAAAGAACCACGCGAGTTTGAGCCAGAAGACTTTTCTGAGATTGAAAAGAAAATGCTCAAATTTGCTGAAAAAGATTTGCGCAAAGCCTATCAAAATACCGTTAAACAAGAGCGTTATGCAGCTGTTGATGCTGTTAAGGCAAAAGTGCTAGAAAAGTTCTTGCCAGAAGGTGAAGAAGCTGAATATGCACCAGAACAAATCGCGGCAGTATTTAAGCATTTGCAGGCGAAAATTGTGCGTTGGAACATTTTAGATACCGGCACACGTATTGATGGCCGTGATCTTGTTACCGTTCGCCCAATTGTTGCTGAAGTTGGTGTTTTACCTCGCACCCATGGTTCAGCCGTCTTTACACGCGGCGAAACCCAAGCAATTGTTGTTGCAACTCTTGGCACTGGCGAAGATGAGCAATATGTCGATACGCTTTCCGGCCTTATCAAAGAATCCTTCATGCTTCATTATAATTTCCCGCCATTCTCGGTTGGTGAAACAGGGCGCATTGGATCGCCGGGCCGCCGCGAAATTGGTCATGGTAAGCTTGCTTGGCGTGCGCTTCACCCAATGTTGCCAGAAAAAGCAAACTTCCCTTATACTATGCGTGTTGTTTCAGAAATCACTGAATCAAATGGTTCATCATCAATGGCAACCGTTTGCGGCACCTCGCTTGCTTTGATGGATGCTGGTGTTCCTCTCGCTCGTCCCGTTGCTGGTATTGCAATGGGTCTTATCAAGGAAGGCGATCGCTTTGCGGTTCTTTCTGATATTCTTGGTGATGAAGATCATCTTGGCGACATGGATTTCAAAGTGGCTGGTACCGATCAGGGTATTACTTCTTTGCAGATGGATATTAAAATCCACGGCATTACCGAAGAAATCATGAAAGTAGCGCTTGAACAAGCTAAGGGTGGCCGTGAACATATTCTTGGCGAAATGGCAAAAACCATTACCTCATCACGTGCTGAGCTTGGTGAATTTGCACCTCGCATCGAAATCATGAATATTCCGGTTGATAAAATCCGTGATGTTATTGGTTCAGGCGGTAAGGTCATTCGTGAAATTGTTGAGCAAACTGGCGCGAAAATTAATATTGAAGATGATGGTACAATTAAGATTGCTTCCTCTGATGGTAAAACCATTGAGGCTGCAAAACGTTGGATCCATTCGATCGTTGATGAGCCTGAAGTCGGTGCGATTTATAATGGTACGGTTGTAAAGACTGCAGAATTCGGCGCCTTTGTTAATTTCTTTGGCCCTCGCGATGGTCTTGTGCATATTTCACAGCTTGCACCTGAACGCGTTCAAAAAACCACCGATGTGGTAAAAGAGGGCGATAAGGTTTGGGTTAAGCTCATGGGCTTTGATGAACGTGGTAAAGTACGTCTTTCCATGAAGGTTGTTGATCAGGAAACTGGTAAAGAACTCGTTCAAGATAATGCAAGTGAAGATGCTGGTGACAATAATGATGGTGGCGACCGCCCAGAGCGCAAGCGCCGTCCACGCCGTAACAATGACTAA